A genomic segment from Maniola jurtina chromosome 9, ilManJurt1.1, whole genome shotgun sequence encodes:
- the LOC123868450 gene encoding glycerol-3-phosphate phosphatase isoform X2 — protein sequence MFKSAVFNLQEATADQVQEFLNSFDTVLSDCDGVLWINNNAIAGSPEAMNYFRKMGKRIFYVTNNSTKIRSDFAVKAQELGYIAEPEEILSTAYLVAHYLKGIGFTKKVYLIGSNGIGDELKAVGIRHIGVGPDQVKTDFKSMNPSDLDPEVGAVVVGFDEHISYPKFMKAASYLSNEECLFIATNTDERFPKSSSIIIPGTGTLVRAVETCSERKALVLGKPNDYVKKFLESFGLNPGRTLMIGDRCNTDIEFGVRCGFQTLLVMTGVTSAKEVEKIRNEKTAPLPDVVLPKLGDILNLTSS from the exons ATGTTTAAATCAGCTGTTTTCAATCTTCAAGAAGCAACTGCAGATCAAGTACAAGagtttttaaattcttttgaTACAGTTTTAAGTGATTGTGATG gtGTGTTATGGATAAATAATAACGCAATTGCTGGTTCACCAGAAGCTATGAATTACTTCCGCAAGATGGGCAAAAGAATATTTTATGTCACCAATAACTCCACTAAAATCCGTAGTGATTTTGCAGTGAAAGCTCAAGAGTTAGGATACATTGCTGAGCCG GAGGAGATTCTATCAACTGCCTATCTAGTAGCACATTACCTCAAAGGCATAGGCTTCACGAAAAAAGTATACTTAATCGGCTCAAATGGAATTGGTGATGAATTGAAAGCAGTTGGAATAAGACATATAGGTGTTGGA CCAGATCAAGTGAAAACAGACTTTAAGTCAATGAACCCATCCGATTTGGACCCTGAAGTGGGAGCTGTGGTTGTTGGCTTTGATGAGCATATAAGTTACCCCAAGTTCATGAAGGCTGCATCGTATCTCTCAAATGAAGAGTGTCTGTTCATAGCGACCAACACAGACGAGCGGTTTCCAAAGTCCAGCTCGATCATTATACCTGGTACAGGCACTCTTGTGAGAGCCGTTGAAACATGTTCAGAGAGGAAGGCTTTGGTACTTGGGAAACCTAATGATTATGTTAAAAAGTTCCTAGAGTCATTTGGGCTTAATCCAGGAAGGACTTTGATGATTGGTGACAG gTGTAATACGGACATAGAATTCGGAGTACGCTGCGGTTTTCAGACTCTGCTTGTTATGACCGGAGTCACTTCTGCCAAGGAGGTGGAAAAAATACGAAATGAGAAAACAGCGCCGCTTCCAGATGTTGTTCTACCAAAATTAGGAGATATACTAAACTTGACGTCGTCATAG
- the LOC123868450 gene encoding glycerol-3-phosphate phosphatase isoform X1, whose translation MLRRFNKVLNYNFCYISRIHSSSKACKPALKITKKMFKSAVFNLQEATADQVQEFLNSFDTVLSDCDGVLWINNNAIAGSPEAMNYFRKMGKRIFYVTNNSTKIRSDFAVKAQELGYIAEPEEILSTAYLVAHYLKGIGFTKKVYLIGSNGIGDELKAVGIRHIGVGPDQVKTDFKSMNPSDLDPEVGAVVVGFDEHISYPKFMKAASYLSNEECLFIATNTDERFPKSSSIIIPGTGTLVRAVETCSERKALVLGKPNDYVKKFLESFGLNPGRTLMIGDRCNTDIEFGVRCGFQTLLVMTGVTSAKEVEKIRNEKTAPLPDVVLPKLGDILNLTSS comes from the exons ATGTTACGACGatttaataaagttttaaactaTAACTTCTGTTATATTAGTAGGATACATAGTAGCAGCAAAGCCTGTAAGCCAGCATTAAAAATCACCAAGAAAATGTTTAAATCAGCTGTTTTCAATCTTCAAGAAGCAACTGCAGATCAAGTACAAGagtttttaaattcttttgaTACAGTTTTAAGTGATTGTGATG gtGTGTTATGGATAAATAATAACGCAATTGCTGGTTCACCAGAAGCTATGAATTACTTCCGCAAGATGGGCAAAAGAATATTTTATGTCACCAATAACTCCACTAAAATCCGTAGTGATTTTGCAGTGAAAGCTCAAGAGTTAGGATACATTGCTGAGCCG GAGGAGATTCTATCAACTGCCTATCTAGTAGCACATTACCTCAAAGGCATAGGCTTCACGAAAAAAGTATACTTAATCGGCTCAAATGGAATTGGTGATGAATTGAAAGCAGTTGGAATAAGACATATAGGTGTTGGA CCAGATCAAGTGAAAACAGACTTTAAGTCAATGAACCCATCCGATTTGGACCCTGAAGTGGGAGCTGTGGTTGTTGGCTTTGATGAGCATATAAGTTACCCCAAGTTCATGAAGGCTGCATCGTATCTCTCAAATGAAGAGTGTCTGTTCATAGCGACCAACACAGACGAGCGGTTTCCAAAGTCCAGCTCGATCATTATACCTGGTACAGGCACTCTTGTGAGAGCCGTTGAAACATGTTCAGAGAGGAAGGCTTTGGTACTTGGGAAACCTAATGATTATGTTAAAAAGTTCCTAGAGTCATTTGGGCTTAATCCAGGAAGGACTTTGATGATTGGTGACAG gTGTAATACGGACATAGAATTCGGAGTACGCTGCGGTTTTCAGACTCTGCTTGTTATGACCGGAGTCACTTCTGCCAAGGAGGTGGAAAAAATACGAAATGAGAAAACAGCGCCGCTTCCAGATGTTGTTCTACCAAAATTAGGAGATATACTAAACTTGACGTCGTCATAG
- the LOC123868454 gene encoding tubulin polymerization-promoting protein homolog, producing the protein MSEEHAQAVEEVTREVKDVKLENGTAAGAANGTPSKNEDNAIPFKDAFKMFSKFGDPKSDGKQITLSQSDKWMKQAKVIDGKKITTTDTAIHFKKLKLVKLGIDDYQKFLEDLAKSKKVELEDIKKKLTTCGQPGVSTHMTKSAAAAAAVDRLTDTSKYTGSHKQRFDETGKGKGIAGRKDLVDGSGYVSGYQHKDTYKSH; encoded by the exons ATGTCGGAGGAGCACGCGCAGGCCGTAGAGGAGGTGACCCGGGAAGTGAAGGACGTCAAGTTGGAAAACGGGACGGCTGCGGGCGCGGCCAACGGCACACCGAGCAAGAATGAAGACAATGCTATACCGTTTAAG GATGCCTTTAAAATGTTCTCAAAATTTGGTGATCCGAAGTCAGACGGCAAGCAGATCACACTGTCCCAAAGCGACAAATGGATGAAGCAAGCTAAAGTGATCGACGGAAAGAAAATCACCACCACAGACACCGCTATCCACTTCAAAAAGTTAAAACTCGTCAAGCTCGGTATTGACGATTATCAGAAATTCCTAGAAGACTTGGCAAAGAGTAAGAAAGTGGAACTGGAAGATATTAAGAAGAAGCTTACAACGTGCGGTCAGCCAGGTGTATCAACACAT ATGACAAAATCAGCCGCAGCGGCTGCTGCAGTCGATCGGCTGACCGACACGAGTAAATACACCGGCTCCCACAAACAACGGTTCGACGAGACCGGCAAAGGGAAAGGAATAGCGGGAAGGAAGGACCTCGTCGACGGCTCGGGCTACGTCTCAGGCTATCAACACAAAGACACGTACAAGTCTCATTAG
- the LOC123868451 gene encoding enoyl-CoA delta isomerase 3, peroxisomal produces the protein MDNETIIESIKDNIKVVRLNKPRRKNAIDYPMYVQLTKILNDAATDNSISIIVLTGTGDFYSSGNDLVASREADFLQVLEEFIKAFITFPKLLIAVVNGPAVGIAVTTLPLFDFVFASENAYFYTPFTKLNIVAEGCSSFTFPRLIGARKAMELLLLNYKMPAKEALECGLISNLYKTEELQQKAWEKITEISNLPEHSVITTKSLMRRTYIEDLLKTNAIEIEELRKISNNASKL, from the exons ATGGATAATGAAACCATTATCGAATCGATCAAAGATAACATCAAAGTTGTGAGATTGAACAAACCACGTAGAAAAAATGCTATAGATTATCCTATGTATGTCCAATTAACAAAAATACTTAACGATGCAGCCACTGATAATAGTATTTCAATAATTGTGTTAACCGGTACAGGCGATTTCTACAGCAGTGGAAACGATCTGGTAGCATCTAGAGAAGCGGACTTTTTGCAAGTTTTAGAAGAATTCATAAAAGCTTTCATAACATTCCCAAAGCTGCTGATAGCAGTTGTTAATGGACCAGCTGTAGGAATAGCAGTTACCACACTACCGTTGTTTGATTTCGTATTTGCTTCTGAAAAC GCTTACTTTTATACACCATTCACAAAATTAAATATCGTTGCTGAAGGATGCTCGTCTTTTACATTCCCAAGATTGATTGGCGCAAGAAAG GCTATGGAGTTATTACTATTAAACTATAAAATGCCAGCCAAAGAAGCTTTAGAATGCGGCTTAATCAGTAATCTTTACAAAACAGAAGAGTTACAGCAGAAAGCATGGGAGAAGATAACAGAAATTTCTAATTTGCCCGAACATTCTGTGATAACTACGAAAAGTTTGATGAGAAGAACCTATATAGAAGATTTATTAAAGACTAATGCGATTGAGATAGAAGAGCTAAGGAAGATTTCCAACAATGCGAGcaagttataa